The DNA segment aaaagaagaatccTTGTCCTCTTCAGAGAAAAATGGTCCAAGTGTGGACTTTATGGATGACCTCATAAAGCAATCTAAAGAAAGAATTCTTAGATATATCACTCCTTTTTGCAAGGTTATTGTCTATCAACACAAAGTACAAGATAAATTCCAGTTTAAAGCCATCTGCCCTCTAACTTATTAAAATAAATTTGCACATTACTGAAAACACAAAAGGAGCCTTATGAGATATCTACCACATATTTAACAAACTAAGGTTGCCACATACTAGGCAATGTGTAACATTATTTTTCATACCCCTTCTACAGGAACGTTCCAGAACAAAAAGTATTAAGTTAAAAGTATGCCCTTCACTCCAGATTCTGCAAATCTACCCTCAGGATTCATGAACAAATGCTTTCGGTTATTAATCTATTTGCAACTCTAATTTCAACAATGTCTAATCTACAATTCCAGAATTTAAATTGATATGCTACTTTTCCATTGGTCAAAACTTTAAAACCTCACTTTCAGCAAAGTATTGCTGTTCAACTGCTGTATCAAGTTGCAAACTAtaacatatttccacatcattTCATGATTTAAAGTAGTGACACCAGAAGAATATTTAACTGTCCTGAGGTTCAAGCGTAACACAGAATATTGCAATGGGCTCAATTCACTTGCATCATGAATGCATTGTTTATGTGCACAGGATGTCAGAAGGGTTCAGTATGGGCCCATTTTTCATCCTCCCTTTCCTCGTGTAGAGGCAGTCCAACATGGCACGATAGGTAACAGGAAATCTGGGTTCACTTCTCACATCCTCATCCAGATCTTCCTTGCCATGCTTTGCAAATCACTTGTCCTCAGAGTACAGAACATTTCACCCCTTCAATACTGGCAGGCAGGTGGAAAAAACAGTGTGCTACTGAGCCATAGTGCACCCTCAGAACACTGCATCCATAGCATACAGTAAGTGGGTTAtcctttatatttttaaaatgtttttaacttattgtaaATAGACAATTGCAAATACAAGAACTGCTATGACATATGGAAAGTAGAGGCCTCTCTCCTGTTAACAACTAAGGTAAAGCAAAAATGTATTAATCCACAAAAGCGTAACACAAGCACTGAAAGTTTCCAGCACTAATTAACATCTGCAAAAGCCAATGCAATAATACCATACTTGGCATATGGCTTAATGTAAACTTCCCAATAAAATTGAAAAAAGGGAAGCTTCTTGATAATGATTGTCCAGTTTTATGAAGCATCATGTGATCATAATCGAGCATATTCCAGACTCCTCTTTGCCCCCTTCCTTCTTGTATTTATATGTGAACACTTCAGTCTAAATAAAGGTAGATGGTTTCATCTGAACTATAGTTTAAATTAGCACAAGCGCTTTACTCCTCTTTACTCCTCCCAACTAGTTTTGTCATTATGTgcaaacccaggcttgtggtttctTTCCCTTCAAACAAACTATGAACAGAAGCCAAAATTTGTTTTTGGCTTCTGCTCATGGTTTAATTGGAAAGAtacaaaccacaaatcagcacAAGACAAGGTTTGCATGTAATGACAAGACAGAAGGGGAGGAGCAACGCACTCATGCTGGTTCAATCACAATTTATTTTAAGCTACAATTTAAGGTTGCAGTTGAATTGGGGCATTGTGATCTTTGGGCAAGAATAAGTGTCCTTTTGAATTATCTATGAAGCACTGAGTTTATTTCAGATACTATTCCAATAAGATAAACAAGTTATACATACTAGACTATTCATTTCAGAAGAATCATAACTTCTACATGGAAGGACACTTCCAATGGGCTCCAACCCTTCTTCATCCCACATGTAGGTTCCATCGGAGCTATCAGATGGAGAAAGCTCAAAGGAAGAGCCAGCTCTGTAGTCCAGGTCTGAGGAAATTATGTTGTTACCAGCAGGATGTTTGGCACTTTCACTCTTGTCATCTACAACTTAAAAATTAAACATTAGCACTAAGCACAAACTATTGAAATATGCAGTTTGCATTCTTCATTACCCAGATACAGTTGTCAAGAGTAGAATTAATTTGCAATACTGTTTCTAAAAAGTAAACATTTTAATGAAAGTAATGGAAGAGTTTTGTTAAACAGGTGGGCCAGCAGTCAAACAAATACTTTCAACTGGTGTAAACAGAACTGTCTCCACTTTTTAAGTTTCACGAGCAACCAAGGAGAAGAAACAGGACTCTGTCCTTAAATCTTCACCACAACACTTTCTAAAACACTGTTCAATTTGTAAGACAAATACCAACTTTACAGTACATGCTTAGGGATCACAGCTCGGCTCACACAATCAACAATGTTTTAGGGTATAGACTATTCTTTTGGTTGCAAGACAATTTTATGCATGGCTAAGAGAAGTATTAGGCAAGGCTTAACTTTCTCAAATAAGACTTCACAGAACCAACATAACTATAGTTTCCCATAGTTTCCTCTTCCATAAGTGTTAGACTGTCACACCTAAGCTACTACTTCTAACAAAGCAGCTTAAACTTTGGCATTTTGCCAAAGTTTAAAGCACTAATAAACCCTGTTGAGTTCAGCGGGTGCAAGTTAAGCATGTGCTTTCAACTCTCCCATAAAATTCAGGACTTAAACTATAATCTGCTTTGACTAGATCATGCCCATTATTTATTTGAATTTCATCTGCACACTTTCCATTAGCATCATGGCACTAAGAATCCAAACATTCAGCTTTTAGGAATATGAACAGCAATGAAGATAATCAAATGGTAGAAGAGTTTGGGAATGACATGGTTGTATTATATGTACAAATTAACTTTCTTGTTAGGCCCATTAGGGCAATAAAAATTAGTTTTGTTTCTTAATGATATTGTATATAGAACTTGTTAATGAGTCTGTAGACAAAACATACCAGAGGAAAATTGAACTAGAACACCTTAATCAAAGGAATTCattgtcttgtcttttaaaattgACTCAAGCTATCCCTGTGCATTAATATATACAGAAATCTTAATATACTTTTGGAAAAATCCATAAAACATATTGGCAGACTTTTTCACACACGTGTTCTTCATAGTGTAACCTAAGATACGCTATTAGGTGAAAAATGAGTAGTGGCAATACTTTAGCTTAGGCTCTcatctaaaaagaaaaacaaaacatatttaccaGACAAACATATATTTAGCCATTCATCAGAATTAAAGTTGGATCTTTCACTTTTCTTAAGAGGCAGAAAAGGATCTAGTGGTATTCCACTGCCATGCTCCAGCTGTTGAACAGAGCCTTCCTCTTCTTGGACGTTTATTGTTCGGTTGGGATCTTCTAGATCAATGAAATCATCGCTAAAGTCCTCACTCAGATCATTTTTCTCAGAAGAGGACAAGGAAGATATAGAAATTTCATCCACATCACCATCCATGCAAATACTTTTACAGCTGTTATCTACAACATTATTATGTGCAGCTTTGCCATCTTCTGTTCTTTCACTGTTGTGCATTCCTTTTGCATCAATACCTCCAGTGATATTTGTTGACACTGAGTCCTCCTCTATGCAGCTTTCCATATTTTTGCTTGTGCTGCCATCCACAGGGATCTTTCTTCCCAAATGTTGAATGCTGGGCTTCAATAAAGAAGGACGGCCTGTTCTAAATCTCAGAGAGGGTGCATCTCCAGAGCCATTTAATAGTGGTTGTTTCTTCAAACCAGGGGAACCTAAAGCAGCATATGATCTAGCAAACCCATATTTTAATGGTTCGTTACCATTGGGCACATCCAACTGTCGTGCACTTCTTGACAATAGACCTGACCTCTGAGATGTTCTAATAGTTAGGTATTGGTTTTGATAAGGCCTTGTAAGATCCACAGCTCTATTGAAAGAGTGTGACCTAGTTAGGGTTGCAGAGGGCAAGAGAGAGCTTtgaatggaatgtgagaagctttGCGATCTAACCATTTTTTCACAAGAAGATTTATCATTGTCAATTGACTTTGCCAGACTCTCCCCTAAGACTCCTAAGCTGGTCCTAGTGGCAGTAGAATTACCTCTATTCCTCTGCAAGCCTATAGTTGAACGGCTCCCACAAATTCCATTCAAGTGTGATTTTGGAGCATGAAGTCCAGAATAAGAAGTCCTACCTAACAATGAACTTTTAGTGTACTTAGCAGAACTAGACAGCCCATGCAAAGACTTTTGGTTTAATTCTTCTGTAGGTGACACAAACATGTTGCTTTGTTTTTCAATTTTTGATGAGGTGCTGTTTGAACCCACCCTGGGCAATTCTTTACCAACTATTTCTTCAGACTGAGGGCACTTTTCAGAGTTTGTCAGCCTTTCATTGGAATTATGACTGGAGCCAGATTCACTGCTGATCTGATCACCCAGCTGGCATTGATTTGATTTTTGCCAGTTAAAAGAGAAGGAAGGCATACGAATAGTGCCATTGTGCTTGCCAATTTTTTTGTCAATGCTCTGAGTATTCCCTGATAAATTGAGAGCTGTTCCATTCGGAACTGTCTGTAGGATATTCCCAGCAGGTTTTGTTCCATACTTTGGTAACCTGGAAACCAAGGATGTCCTGATATATTTTTTCTCTTCCATTAGCTATAGTCCTTCCATGAGATATTGTCCTGTAATGTTACTTGActgtagaaagaaaagaaaaaaatataacatTAACTGCTCAAGCTTGATTATAGGGTGTACATAGAGCATACATATAAAATTAATTTGACATCCATAAAAGCTGTATGCTGAAACAACTGAAATACATTCACAGTGAATTTACTTATACATGAACAAATATTCCAACAAGAGACCCAGTAAATCTACCAAATGCAGATTTGCATTTTGCATTGGGGACCAGGGGAAAGAAAAGAGATGTAGGAACTGGATCATGGTTGTAATAAAATTGTCATACAATAATGATCTGGGAATAAATCTGGAGTAAACATCTCACACCCAGAGGAACAACTGCAAAATCATCCCTTTTTAATGCTTATAGGGAAGCAAATTTCATCAGAATGCATCATACATCCAACTTCTTCAGAAGTGATCCAGTGGGCTGATACCATACAAAACCTTGATCTTACACCAGGGAATCATTCCAAATGTCACCTCAAAATTAGTAACCAGTTTCTTAATTACCAGTGCTCTCACCAAGTAAGATTGCTACCTGCTCAAGGGTCCTCACTGATACAGGCAGCTGCTCTCTCAGGATGGCACACAAGTGTTTCCAAGAGCTCCAGAGCAACAGTTACAAGTTAGCCAGACAATATCTAAGCTATTGAGAACACCAACTGAAAGATAGAAACACTTTCAAATGAATCATTAAGCAGGGCCAGCTGTTCCATTTGAAAGAGAATAGTATTCCTATGAATGCACACCCAGAAAATGCACACACCATAAAACTGAGAACCaaacaaaactgaaatgttttctttccctctttcaacaagcctttttaagtagagaccttatcccagtctgtgttggaattgtttttaagatgttatgaaagaatttttaaagacttttgttttaatatgctttaaagtcttttgtttttaagattcttttagcatttttatttgctgtcctgggctccttctgggaggaagggcgggatagaaattttaaaaataaatattttactcaAGCATTCCAATCATGTTAACATTTATGCACAAAAGTTCATTTTTGGACTTTAAATTCTGTAAAATGTGCTTTGGGTACACAAAGGCgcatgtgtttgtgtttgtgggcATACTAGGAATAGTAATGTAAATACTGCTATGTGTACCAGAACACCGAGTCTACTACAATAAAGCTGCCCCAGCAAATAGGGCAGAGCCAGAATATTCTTAGATATGAAGCAGCTAGATGTTATCATACATACCTAATAAGAAGTATCTCCTTATTGTGATAAGTTATTACTATTGACTCCATTTCACTAAGATCAGCATGCAAGTTTTGAACTAGAAATGGATCACCCACAgctctgttgaccattgaaccgcactgtcactgagtttgttttccatcaagtctgaaaaactgtagctagggggagttatgtctttgcccagtctgggaacggactgccaaggacgttgctatggtaaccatcgcgatagactgggaaaagttctagcagctatctgtgttgagctggttcttctgtgtattgcctctgaactgagaggttgtcttctgtgtttacctttggagagagatgtaccagaaggggggtgactgaagaaactctacatgtatttactcttaagcctttggccgtaatgtcttaataaagacttttaacatgatctaatgctctgaagaagtttcttgagcaacttaactccaacgtaatgtatgctgtttcacgcaacaacgcacacacgtcaacaagctCTACAAATCCTTATCAGCTTTGATCATGAGCAAGTGTACAAGAATCAGCTACAGGAGGAAACCCCATTTTTAAAGAAAGTAGGTAATAGGTATCAAATATCCTTGCTAAACTGACGTATGCATTTCACtgcatattaaaaaaatattcaaggcCATGGTTTATAAATCGCTTACAGTAGCAACTGAACAGTAAAATCAATCTCTAACCAATGAGGACTTATTATTTTATGTGAAATTTAAGTCACATGAAGAAGTCATGCTTTAAATGTAGCATTATAAATGATGATATAGGCAGTGTTCatccatcccctgctccagtcaGCAAGACAGCACCTCTTTTCTCCATCCTCACACTGCAGCCACTGTCAGTTACCTTGCCCCTGTGGTACTATGCTGGGTGGATATGAAGGCATTGTTTGGGGACAAAGACACAGCCACCATACCCAGGCAGCACTAGGGAAGCTGCCATAGAAGCTGCCTCAAAGTAATGGGGATTCAGACTGGAATTTCTACCTATCTTAAACAATGCGTGAGTAGATCATTCCAAGCGTGCAGCTGACGAAAATAACTGTATAAATTAAAAATCACTATTATAAAAGCCTGGAAAAGTCAGTCCCTTAGAAATATGATCTGGCtaagttttgtgtttgtttttaatctgaTCAATTCAAACAAACAATAATCAAATCAAGCTTTAACACCCCTATCCTTCAAGAATATATTCTCTATTGTGCTTATTTGCAAGGTAGTGCTTGCATTGTTGAAGCACTTTGATAACATGCAGTACTAACTAGCAATTCAATCATCACATTGGCCACATTAAGAACTTTTtacaaaatggaaaatgaaagacTGAGACTCTGCCATGATCTACTCTTTTTAATACAGATTCTTCATTGTGTTAACTACTGATAGCTATCTTTACTAACCACACCTGTCAATCTTTGTCTGTGATCTGAAGTATACTCATTTGAATACAAGTTTCATGAAATCAAAGGAGAACTTTCATGATAATGTGTTTAGGATTCCAATGTAAGCAACTTAACTCTTGTTATTCCCCTTCAACATTGCACTCAAAGGGAATGATCATAAACATTTTGTTCCCTTCTTTTCCTTAGCAGGAATAAAACAGACTTGACTAAAGAGGATAAATTAAAAAACTAAGATGAGTCATGATTTTTGTGCTATGAGATACAACATAGTTCTGTGACaatgatatattgtatttattatttcttaaatttatgtcccacccttcctcctaaaaggaaGTGCTTAATGGGTTATGGATATAGGTTATGTAATGGGGAACATGGAAAGCAATAGTCCACAGGCTATTCCTTTCCTCAGGAGACACACAAAGAAAGCAAAAAAGGATTCTTCCTGCATTCTGTAATGAGCTCTGGTACAGTAACCAAAATATCATTTGCTGTTGATATCTGTACCTTAAGTTTAATTATGAGATAGGGAGAATATTCCATCATTCGCTAAACACAATTGGTCTTTGAATGCTGGAACACAACCTTCAGACAGAACAATCTTACTTTTTTTGTTGATTCCTACTGAATCCTAGAATTGATAATCTCAGGCATGTAAACAACCACTTGGCCTGATTATGTGCTATGAACAACATTTGACCAGGCAGGGAATCTTTATAACAAGCAGCTGACTTATAGTTATTAAACGTATGAATTAAACAGCAAATTTACTAACCAAATTTCTTACAACATAAAAGTTTTATAGAATACAAACAACTTTTTCTACTAAACATTATGCATACGATCCAGCCAATATTTAGCATCTGTAAGTACTATTGATTTAAATGGGAGAGCAACAACAGCAGAACTGCTCCATCATCAGGCATAAGTCTACTTACCTTTGACTGGATAATGCCCTATGTTTATAGATGTTAAGAGTTCTCCCTCACCATGATCCAGGAATTACTAATAGGTGTGTGGGCAAGTGAGTTAACTGTCATTGGCATTTGCAAGAACAAAATAACCCTTAACTTTTATAAGGTTTTTTCTTGTCTAAATTTATAAACTATGGCTGAATCAGGATAAGATGGAGGTACTGCGGATAGGCAGTTATTTTTCCAGGAATTGGGCAGACAGCTTGTTCTGGACGGAGTGGCATTCGCACTGAAGAGCATGTGCATAGCTTGCGGATACTCCTTAATATGATGTTGTCATTAGAGGCTCAGGGAACCTTGGCAGCAataagtgcctatttccagctgtgCTGTGGCTCTTTcaccagctacagctgttcctggactgacAGTCGCATCAGTAAcctatgctctggtgacctcacaTTGGTGACTAATTATTAACTGtggcagcaaaacaacaacaacaatgatccTAAAACCACTGCACTAGTTGCCTGTATGCTGCCGGTTTAACCGGCTCAGGATCCAAGTATCTGCAGGAGCACTTCCTCCAACTCAATCCCATAAGATCAACAAGGGGGAGGGGTTCTGCTTGTAGTCCCCACTAGGATTCTTGGCTTGGGATGCACAACAGGGACTTCTTCACGGTGGCACCCTTACTTTAATACACCCTCCTCCAGCTATTTGTCATCCTTTTTACATTCAGATGACCACTGAAGATGGTTTGCAGACAGATTTACTTTCTCTTCAGCGTCAGGACACCCTCCCCCACAAGGATCTCTCTCATTCTCCTTTCAGTTAGCCACAATAAAGATTCATATGGTTGAAACCTACTTTAGAAATGTATAAATGTTATCTCGGTACCATCTGCAACTTCTGCTCACTCCTCTGAAGGTAAGAGACAACAATCTGAACCACAACATCTACTTTCAGGGACccgataaataaatgaaatggacAAAAAGATATATTGTAAGCGCCATGGGGATCCAATCTTGAgtgaaaacaaaatatttaaaatacctgAATTGCTCAGAAATGTTTAGTTTCTATCTTTCACAAATGAACCCAAGCTTTGATTAATTAAAGTATATACTCTGTAGAAAAAAATGGTACCAGCCTAATTCTTTAGGTAGTACCAATTTTGCTGCAAGACAATCGTAAAGGGATTATAACAGTTCTAAAATAATCCTCAActctgttaaaaatattaaaaattaacattGCTTTCAGAAATACTAATTTAGTACCTACACTCAACATTAATAGCATCTTCCACAAGCAACAAAAAACTGCCCTCCTTACCACTTGGACAAATTTTAAAGACATACACACAAGACGACTGATAGTATTAGTAAAAAATGTGTATGAACAAAATCTGCCTTCTTTAGTTAATGAAACTAGAAAGTTAATGAAAGTCAAAATCAAACCCTGTGTACTAATGCCAAATGGGAGTGCAGGAAACTGTCATAAGGATGAGCCCTTACTATACTAAGACCCACAGAACTCACAATTGAATGTCAATCCAATCTGAGAAACTTGAGAGAAACTGCTCACCAGAAAGCCACAAGGAAGTGCCCCCCCTTTTACCAAAGGTAACTGACAGAGAGACCATGTTGCCTTCTACATTTCCATCACATATCTAACCATAACAATCGCACTAATCAGTTAAGAACCCACACCACAGTTTGAGCTTCTAAATGTAAAACTGGGAATCCATGTTTTAGAGTTGCTTGTCTGTTTTCATTATCAAATGAACTGCATTTATTACTATTGCTTAGTCTCAAACTTAATGACAAACCACAGTTAGTGCAAACTTTGCTCTGCAAACCAGTTTAAAACAGCAGTTTGAAATCCTTGTTTGGCAATCCTTCAAAAACCACAGGGTTTATGAGCTGACACAGGTTTAGATGATTTGCCTTGTCAGCTGAATTCACCCCCTTCCATCTCTTCCACGTGGACTGAATTGTTTGAGGCCTAGCCAGCTGCCAGGAACCTGAAGGGGCCTGTCAGCACAAAGAAGGATAAGGAAAATTGAACTACTTGTATAAAACCTTTGGGAAGGTGGCTGTGGCAAGAAACTGAGTAGGCAGAAGAGCAGGCATGAATATTGTTATCTCCAAGTTTCAGAAATTCTCTACAATGTAATGAGTGGTGAACTTCTCTTCAAACTATTTAGAGAAAATTAGAATATTGTTAGTTCTATATCACTTTCAATTTGCAAAGTGTTTTACAGTCATTGTGTCTTTTACCCTCATAATCACAATATGAGAGAATGGGCTGAGAAGTGATGACTTGCCCAAGGCCagagagcttcaaagtctgaaacATAAGAAAACAAAGAAAGATACTCAATATTACCTTCCCTTAGAGGACAAGCTTACAATGAGTCATTGTGTGTTTGAAAGAAGACAAACATAGTTAGCACTACTTTAATCACTGGCCCAGGTAGAGAAGCAGCAGCCTCTGCTTGTTTTTAAGCAATGCAAGTCCGTAAGGAGATGTCATCTGCCCTCAAAAAGTAGGGAGATTTATCACACTTCATACATAATGCTCCCCCAGAGCATAAAAGGACACACCTACAGACTTACCAGCAGGAAACAATACCACAAGTCCACCTCCTGCTGCAAGCAAGCAAAGGGGCAGCAAGAAAGGCCTGCAGCCCTATGTTCATTATATATGTTTGCTCAGAAACAAATCCCTTTATTTAGTGGGATTCACTTCCAAATAAGTGTGTAAAAGGTTGCAGCCTGAGTTAAGACCAATACTTAAGTCTGTCAGGCCTCCCCAACATCTCTTTTCATTGCCAGAGCTAGATCCAGGAACACATGCTCTAAGCAGCCCTGAGCAGATAACAAAGTGAATCCCCCTCATCCTGGTTAACTAAAGGATCCCCAAAGATCAGGGATTAGGGGCGAGAAAGGCGGCACGGAGTCCAACCATCTCTTTTTCCCCAGGCACTTCTTTCGAGAAATCAATCGCTGGTTAAGAAAACTGTTGCCCATCCATGATGGCAATGTAGCAGCAACCTCGCCCCCTCTCCAAAACATGACACAGGCATCTCCTTGGCCTGGACAAGGGAGAGCTGGCGAGTGGTCATGATgatgcagcagtagcagcagcatctTCGTCTCCTGCACGGAAGAGCGAGTCACAGCAGCGCAGCCAATCACACCCACTGAGGCACCACGAGATTTAGAGATGGGGAGAAACAGACGGTAGGGAGGGGGAGCGAACagaagcagagggaggggagggagaggagccagATACCGGCTGTCTGCTGACTCAGTCCATAGACCACAAGCTGGGAGAGCAGGTTTGGGGGGGCCTGTCGCGGGCCAGCAAACGTGGATTCACAGAATACGATGGAAGCAGGGGGTGGCTCCTGCATTCATTAGGACAGAGGAGGGggaccagggaccaccccctgcTCTCCTCATCCACCCATCCttctcaaaaagaaaaacacacacctgACACTCACCACAAGGGCAAGACGGGGAGGAATGAGAGAAGAAGCGCCTTGCAGGGGCTCGCCTTGGGTCCCTCTCAATCTGTCGACTGGGATAAACGATAAAAGAAtggtggggggggagaagctttcTCGCTATCCCTCGCAGCCGGCCAGCGTCCTCCGAGAAACCCGCCTTCCCTCATATACACGCCCCGGAACTCACAGCCGGTCTCCTGCTCCATCCGCTGTGGTGGTGACGGCGGCCGCCGGGCTGACAGCTGACGCTGACGTAATGCGTCTTGCAGTGCGCACGCGTGCCGTCGCTGGGCTTTTATCCGTCCGTCCTCTTCTTTCTGCTTCGCCTAAAACAGCTACCGGGCTGAGAGTGCGTGCCGCCCCTCGCTCTCGACCCCATTCTAACTCTCCCCTCTCAACCCCGCCAGTTCTTCACCCTCTCCTCACCGCAACGACTTTTCCCGCTCAAATTCAAACCAGCAACTGTAGTGTATATCCAGTAACCGCTGCGTTTGTTTTGTGGGAATGAGGTATTCCTCCCTAAAAGCAAAACAGCTGGAACCGCCCTCAAAGATGACTCTGGGGGCTAAGTACGCATCACACACACCCCGAAAAAGGACACatatttgcatatgttaattttCAAGCACAGGGCCAAATGACATAATTGCTATAACAAATAGACATACTTCACCGTAGTAAGGAAGACTGAGTTGTGTATGCTTGCCTCAATCTGCTCTCCAAGCTctaatgggcaacttcaagacccatctttatctttaaaccagagatAGACTTGACAACCCTTCAGACAGATAACTCCTTTAAATAGAAGGCTGGTCTGCAGAAAATGGGGGAGGAGATTGCTCTGCCTCCTCCAAGGCCTTTACTCTTTTAACGAGACATTAATCCAGGAGGGGGTATTAATCTTTTCCCGGGGTTTTCCCTCCCACCCTGCTCTATGAAGACAGCATTAATCTATACCCTCTAAGGACTGATTTTCACCCACAGCATATCATAGGAGGGATGAGGGATGTGCACCTTCCTCATGCCTTTCTCCTCTAAGAATACACATGTTGTTGCAAAGTTAATCTTTTTTCAACAGCTATATGTATCCCATTCTTATGAGCATTCTGTTTCACTGAATTGCACAAAGAATCACGGCAGAAatgtttaaaagaagaagaaaaaaacctgcTAGATATTGTATGGGTGTGACAGATGTACCATGTTTATCTTTTAAACAACTCTTCCTGCAATTGTATTGTTTCTGAATATAATCTGTAACAAGAAGTTTAGAGGCTCATGGCATTCTAAATCAGATAAGACGTTGGCTTTGTGTTTTGTCTGAATCATTTTAGTGAAGTGGTTCTTCAACTTAAAGTGATACCAGATTACTTGCAGAAGTATAGCTCAAACTTGCTTCCTTGTAAATTCTTTGATTGATAAATTGCAAAATCAAAAGGAAAATTTCAGACTCAGACCTGCTCAGTAAGGTGGTAGCCACATGCTGGCTAGATTCATTTCTGATCAGATTCATTTCTGATTAAATTCATAGAGA comes from the Rhineura floridana isolate rRhiFlo1 chromosome 7, rRhiFlo1.hap2, whole genome shotgun sequence genome and includes:
- the CCSER2 gene encoding serine-rich coiled-coil domain-containing protein 2 isoform X2; the encoded protein is MEEKKYIRTSLVSRLPKYGTKPAGNILQTVPNGTALNLSGNTQSIDKKIGKHNGTIRMPSFSFNWQKSNQCQLGDQISSESGSSHNSNERLTNSEKCPQSEEIVGKELPRVGSNSTSSKIEKQSNMFVSPTEELNQKSLHGLSSSAKYTKSSLLGRTSYSGLHAPKSHLNGICGSRSTIGLQRNRGNSTATRTSLGVLGESLAKSIDNDKSSCEKMVRSQSFSHSIQSSLLPSATLTRSHSFNRAVDLTRPYQNQYLTIRTSQRSGLLSRSARQLDVPNGNEPLKYGFARSYAALGSPGLKKQPLLNGSGDAPSLRFRTGRPSLLKPSIQHLGRKIPVDGSTSKNMESCIEEDSVSTNITGGIDAKGMHNSERTEDGKAAHNNVVDNSCKSICMDGDVDEISISSLSSSEKNDLSEDFSDDFIDLEDPNRTINVQEEEGSVQQLEHGSGIPLDPFLPLKKSERSNFNSDEWLNICLSDDKSESAKHPAGNNIISSDLDYRAGSSFELSPSDSSDGTYMWDEEGLEPIGSVLPCRSYDSSEMNSLDILNNLDSCDLEDDDLMLDVDLPEDVPCDNVDCENMNRYDRPDRNIRQQKEGLWKRTPQRWNSQDHYHLGHSDHYSHSRNDLNRGFNYFDSPPAGHLEGYGAPDLYPPLRSLPANTVMLDEMTLRHMVQDCTAVKTQLLKMKRILNQNDENVSLHNITLSVPSSPELQESEPIYKTDDLLNEITQLKEDLKKKDETIKQLEHRLSIRCVCNRDSQKSEQAVCTYADKYTQTSWRKSAPQVLQPSSHLPRFTDLAQGKLIKTSLIVAHSEPSEDQQRSGGHEYQNAADGSFNSLNELSTLNTQLNVRKSEENAHSTKNVKVRENPKELTGRKFSTLRSHPSSQSSSQVNTQEVQTKLVLKKHCSQTNQASPPKTSRATKTPKQNALVPPPVTVAAPSPNGSASKELEQLPPSSLTQLQTASSQSELSHKSQKTSKLRPPTASFRPKQMTNPKIMIPPEPQNACSKTTRSRQLTQAKENMQKQDSNIHSGDSVASNRHSRLPKPKT
- the CCSER2 gene encoding serine-rich coiled-coil domain-containing protein 2 isoform X3 yields the protein MEEKKYIRTSLVSRLPKYGTKPAGNILQTVPNGTALNLSGNTQSIDKKIGKHNGTIRMPSFSFNWQKSNQCQLGDQISSESGSSHNSNERLTNSEKCPQSEEIVGKELPRVGSNSTSSKIEKQSNMFVSPTEELNQKSLHGLSSSAKYTKSSLLGRTSYSGLHAPKSHLNGICGSRSTIGLQRNRGNSTATRTSLGVLGESLAKSIDNDKSSCEKMVRSQSFSHSIQSSLLPSATLTRSHSFNRAVDLTRPYQNQYLTIRTSQRSGLLSRSARQLDVPNGNEPLKYGFARSYAALGSPGLKKQPLLNGSGDAPSLRFRTGRPSLLKPSIQHLGRKIPVDGSTSKNMESCIEEDSVSTNITGGIDAKGMHNSERTEDGKAAHNNVVDNSCKSICMDGDVDEISISSLSSSEKNDLSEDFSDDFIDLEDPNRTINVQEEEGSVQQLEHGSGIPLDPFLPLKKSERSNFNSDEWLNICLSVVDDKSESAKHPAGNNIISSDLDYRAGSSFELSPSDSSDGTYMWDEEGLEPIGSVLPCRSYDSSEMNSLDILNNLDSCDLEDDDLMLDVDLPEDVPCDNVDCENMNRYDRPDRNIRQQKEGLWKRTPQRWNSQDHYHLGHSDHYSHSRNDLNRGFNYFDSPPAGHLEGYGAPDLYPPLRSLPANTVMLDEMTLRHMVQDCTAVKTQLLKMKRILNQNDENVSLHNITLSVPSSPELQESEPIYKTDDLLNEITQLKEDLKKKDETIKQLEHRLSIRCVCNRDSQKSEQAVCTYADKYTQTSWRKSAGGYSAPSFSPWQGSFQGTPRTVPPQRRQTSSTTAFQPPSSFHRPRPGKINKNITHRGPQ